From the Cydia amplana chromosome 8, ilCydAmpl1.1, whole genome shotgun sequence genome, the window aggggaactatcagtactgctacttgacaatagatgtagcagtactgatagttccgctactcgaagctagatgtagacactgaaattaatagtctgaactgatgtatggagtgagcactcttgtcttacaaTATTTCTCTTTGGTCCGGCGTAGATAACAGTGTgtcgtaaggcctgagtggacactcgaagcggagcgttcgacggggcgtgcagcgtggcgtcgagctcccaagggatttgagcagcgtgcactaaggccgctactatacgtttgcatgcacgccgcacgccccgccccgctgcacgcccaactcgagcgtccactcaggccttacgccTTACGTGCGATCCTCTCGCCGTCGTTATGGCAGACGAAGCCGAGCAGCTGGTCGATGAAGTTGTGCGCGGCGGGCAGGTCGGCGCCGGCCACGCACAGCCCCACGCTGTCGATCAGAGAGTAAGTGTAGACAACACTTACGTGCGATCCTCTCGCCGTCGTTGTGGCAGACGAAGCCGAGCAGCTGGTCGATGAAGTTGTGCGCGGCGGGCAGGTCGGCGCCGGCCACGCACAGCCCCACGCTGTCGATCAGAGAGTAAGTGCACGCGGCCAAGCGGCCTGTGCGTGCGCAGTACCTGCGACCAAACGACTaattactatagctggtcaaaccaatttgtcagtaaataagaacaaaaaactatactcatccttttcttctggatgctaatagtctaagacaaagatagtatgattctctctgtctatgtctgAAATAAGACAGTTCTTTGACAAATTTTACCAGTGTAGGCTAAGTATAGGATAAAGGGGATAATAACTTATTATGGTAAAAAAtccgggcaagtgcgagtcggactcgcgttccaagggttccgtacattaagtctgactcacgcttgactgcacatttttaatatgttttcctgtcatctataggtacagagctattttgtgtatttttttcaaaaatttaaacgcagtagtttcggagataagggggggaatggtcggacagacagacagacgcacgagtgatcttttttccttttgaggtacggaaccctaaaaacggatttGTTGGAAGTTTGGCTGCGTGTGATAGATTTGTATCGTGAAATCGAATAAGTCCTTTGAAGTCTACGCATTTTTTACTCGACTGCGGCCAAGGTAAAACAGGAGgctaatttatatacctacttataagtgCATGGACACAAGAGTGGGGTAACGGGTTTTATTGTTGATCTCCGATCTTTGATATAAATTTGATGAGCAGGGAATTAGGTACGTAGGTACTACGAAGTATAATGGCAAAGAATAAAAGTACTAACTTTTTGAAGACTCCATTGAGGTCATTATTGCGGATGGCAGTCGCCACTTCCTCCAACAGGACTTCGTCCTTGAACAGGCTCACGGAACATTTCTCGAAGTTTTCGATTGCATCCTGTAAGATAGTTAACGTCTGATTACCTATTATAACGCACCAAAAGTAAATTTTTTATACCATTTTTCTCTCTTTAgttaggtacaaataaatgatCATGAAGGACCTATTGTAATTCACTACTGAGTTTTTACCTATTAGTCGATCCCTGCCATTAGTCGATCCGTGGTTTGGCCTCCACTTAGGGACACAGTTGTCAGTTCTGTTCTGAGAATAACTACTCGTATGCTCTTATAAGACTATTTGCCTCTTCAGCAGCCCACCCTACCAAGTTTCCTgtaaaccagcggtcggcaattaaccttttagcaaccaagggccacatagtaggtaacgaagttgacgcgggccgcactttgttaatatttatgactagattagacattgtcgtttgtcaatattacaaacAAAATAGCCAGAGAgactcgcgggccgcaagtaacaggttcacgggccgcatgcggcccgcgggccgcgggttgccgaccgctgctgtaAACCTACGGTCCCCGGGGAAGTTACGCTCATTGAGCAAGCACGCCAGATACGCTTATAATAGGTACAAGTAAAGAAAGGTGTGTCACTGTCGCGAGTTTCAGATAAAGAAACTGCgctcatttaatttaaaatttaataggtCTCACCAGAACTTGTGGAACTTTGTCTTCAGCGCCACTTTTCGTACAGAGTTTGGTCACATACTCCGTTATTTGCTTCTGGTCAAAGGCGTTGTACTTCCCCCACGCGTCTGAAAAGCAGTTGTTTCCAAATAACAAACTAGGACGACAGCCAATCATTCAATAACTAAATTGGTACTAAACTGTTTATCACAAGACCGTCGATTGATTCGATTTCGTACTTATTCTTAAGGACACTTGTTAATTCTTATAATGTATAGGTACCAAATTGTTTTTAAGAATTAAATACAATATAGAAAAACTTACCGACAGTTAAAACAGGAATTAGAGCTACAAGTAGAGAAAGTATCCAAATCATTGTGAAGCACAATTGAGCGCACTGTGATTCGCTTCTGCAGACAGATGGCAACTGAGTGGTCCTGTCCCGAGTAGTCCTTGTACACGTATAATGTACCTGTGTTGCTCTATCATTCCGTATACAGGCATTTTAAGAGTTGCCCAATTATTGCTTAGTTTATAGGTAATAGCAACATTAGCAACAAAAGTACGTACGTCCATACATTGCCTCGCATTAAATTTATTAGCTAATTCTAAAAATTTAGCGGTTTTTGAACAATCGGCCCAAGCAGTGGTAACtgagtaggtacttttaataggtacctataatggtATTGATCATAGTGTCTTTGGATACCCTACTTCTATTTATGTCAATTTTGTGGTCTCATATGTAATCAAATTGAATAGGAAACATTCGAAACAATGTACTATTTATCGCTGTAGGcaggtataggtataggtacaggcCCAGGCTTAATTGCCCAGGGCCTACGAACTTGTACACTTCTGTTAATACTACGCGTTAGTGCAAGCGCGTACGGTTGATTTCTTTTATTCTATCCGCCATCACCTACTCATTAGTATCCATCAAAATAAAACTAGTGTCAGACCGAGGTTCGGCTTAGTCCATGTTTATGCCGAAACCTGCTAAAACCGAGACCGAAGTTTTGGACACTACCAAAAATACAATTTCCGCGCGGCCAAATGTTTCGGCAGTTTTTTGGGCTGAGGCTGAAACATGACTTTTTATATTAAAACCAAAACTTCGGTCGTACCTACACTAATAAAACTATCAGACAGTATTCAAATCTCCTGATGCACGATTAGTATCGCTACATAAAATAGGATTAGACCGACGCCCAGACTCTGCCGAGCGCTACTTGACATCAAACCGATTGAGATGTCAATTGAACATGAATAAATGGGACACATGCCAGGTAGATTTCATACATTTGTATGAACTGGTATGTAGATacttttgtatgtaggtatttcatAACTGGAAAACATGATACTTATGGTGCTGAGCTAATACAAATGTTTGACCTCGCTAATGAGTCTAATGACATTGAAATTGGCTTATTGGTTTCGGCTCATTAAACACCATCAAAAAGTATTTAGgagatacctaaataataaataagagtGCAAAACTGGATAACTACATAGGGTAACATAGGTACTAACATCTTTCTCTCAACTTTTGATGGATGtaacaatatatttttcacctcagcagctcgaacaagggtactttgctacttaaaaacagtgagcaaaatcgcattttgctcactgagtgagacaaaatgagcaaaatgcgattttgctcactgtttttaagtagcaaagtacccttgttcgagatgctgaggtgaaaatttaattcttggtatatcttaagaaaacatgagtgaatagaggtaagtgatgaagaaggattacatttttcgggttctctaatatgttctcactgctgaggtgaaaagttttgtgaactacacgagatcaaagttatttacatctcgtgcgcttttgagtcccttactacgctcaagattctaaattagattcactcgctacgctcgtgaatctattatagaatctttcgcttgcacgggactcaaaataagcactcgaagaaatatcaaactttgatctcttgttgtacaaataactatagtatttgtgtatgtactatgtatgtatgaatttttatgattttatattgaacatactatatttatttatttatattatggttTTATTTATTCAGCTCAATCAGACGTTGGAATATAATTATACTAGTTTAGGAAATCTagcttttatattttatacaattaccCAGCAAGGCAGGGGATACTATTTTAAATGCATGCAATATATTTATTCTTTGGCGGTACATTACAGAAACACCACATAATTGGGATACATATTTTAAATCATTATGAAGAAAGACTCGACAGGTCTGTAGATTTAATGACCCTTCGTCTTTATATCCGAAGTGAGGACGGTATGCTGTACGTTCAGATCGTTTTCTCTCTTCCAAATCTCGAGTTCCGCACTCCGCACTTCtaattcaagttttattttcataagCTGATCGATATCTTTACCCGCATCTGTCCTTCCAGTTGAAGTGTCCACTGTTCCTTCAGTTCCTGCGAGTGCGACTGCTTCTATATTTGCATGTTGTACCTATAAACATATTAGGCAGGTATTAGACAATATGAAAACGTGTAAGAAATGGTTACAGATAAGtaaattttgtatttaatttgttCGAACAAAAGTTACTTGAATTCAGTAGGTCATTTGCGGATGGAAACTTGAGATGTTTGAAATCTAAGTAGTTATGTATCTGTATAGAGAGAGATTAATACAAatacttatatgtaggtataaagctGGCGGTTCATGTGCtctatatatacataatataggtCTAGTACCAAAGTCGGTATATTCCATGCGttgaaatgtaggtaggtaagtattcataataatataggtacgacTAATACGACCTACGAGTAataagtattaggtaggtagtgtTCAATTTCATTAAACTTTATAAACTGTGTACTATGTATCAACTACAAATCTTGGGATTCTCTAATCCACCCATTAGTTTCAGGATATAACACAATTCAGTGTCACTGACCCCAGAGCAAGAAATGCTTTCTAAGTAGACATTGTGGAACTCCTGGCCCAGTTGTTCGATGGCTGGGTTCGGGCAAATCTTTATCGCCGTCACCAAACACTCCAAGCTCCGGTCCAGCAAGACACATCTttcctataataaaaaaaagcggccaagtgcgagtcggactcgcccatgaagggttccgtatttaggcgatttatgacgtattaaaaaaaaactacttgctagatctcgttcaaaccaattttcggtggatgtttacatggtaatgtacatcatatattttttttagttttatcattctcttattttagaagttacagggggggggacacacattttaccactttggaagtgtctctcgcgcaaactattcagtttagaaaaaaatgatattagaaacctcaatatcatttttgaagacctatccagagataccccacacgtatgggtttgatgaaaaaaaaaattttgagtttcagttcgaagtatggggaaccccaaaaatttattgttttttttctatttttgtgtgaaaatcttaatgcggttcacagaatacatctacttaccaagtttcaacagtatagttcttatagtttcggagaaaagtggctgtgacatacggacggacagacagacggacagacggacagacggacagacggacagacagacagacagacagacagacatgacgaatctataagggttccgttttttgccatttggctacggaaccctaaaaaagtattaTGCAAGATTTTCGTAAGCAGTTGGAGTCTGAGAGGTTTgaagcattttattaaaatagcgatgtgacagacggacagagtcgaACCATAAGGGTtcattttgtacctttttgatacggaaccctaaaaagggccgaaacacaatatttataatatgttacTCGTACATTGCTTCAGATCAccgagtttaaaaaaaagtcgtaAAGCTTTTTTGGATCCCAATACGGCTGGCATAAATTTAATTGGGCATCTTGATGCTTTCTTCGAGGGATTCTTAATCGATGGGAATCCtgagtttttgactttcgctcgatagaaaaaaaaaatacgaacatAGGTTTAAATAATGCtctttaaaaatttgtaacaaattttgcacaaaatatgaaaattgctttGCATTGCGGCAAATGGTCGATCGACTGAATTCATTGTACTCTGTAGTCAGTtgaatattgcatgcaagttctcaCGCCCCGTGTAAATGGGGCATTATTATAACTAAACTAACTAGCGCACGGACGGAGGGCACTATATAAGTCTGCTAATAAGTGAATTTGCCCTGCAGGTTTACAATGGTGTGCTATAATTATTAAGaggataatgttaatatccagagaggaaaatgaggactacgtttgtatgaaaaggcgatttcgcgcgggagctccactttcgtcttaatagACGTGGCGTacaaagggttaaaaagagtcCGGGATACGAAAATTCATTTCGTTTACGTAGCCTAACCCCCCAAGCGTATTTCTAGTTCGGTTTGTCGAATTGGACTTACTTACCCTTTCAGACTTCGTGAATAGTGAACTAGCTTTTCCGTATACAGATTCGCAATATGAGATATTAACCATCGTGTCACTAATGCACCGTGGACCACCCGCTTGAACAAATGCtgaaaaaaaacacgaaaatattattttttgcttCGTAAATAAAATAGTGAGCGCTACGCgttcagcggcggtagcacggtcgtaattttatcgcttgtcaccatgcctgtcacgtgcgctcgtacaagtatgtaagtgcgcaagtgacgggcatagtgccaGGCGACAAAAATTagaccatgctgcgcccgcagtaAATGATGTGGCCATCGCCTCCTAGATAATGGAACCTTTCACACGACTGCACACCAGTACTCTCCAATTGTCCGTTCCCGGACACtccttaataatcttttatcttttgcacctgactgcgacttgtttgccgaccaaagtcgtaaactttttaaagattttttacgtTTCTGCGAATCaaacatgcaataggtagcttattaatcgctttattattacttacttaattttactacttagttttacagtgcattggtgttagctgtaaaGCTGTAAAATtggatttcaataaatatcaatatcaatcaaTATCAATGATAAGGTACTGCTTTGTATTAGGCATTCAAGGGTGACCATGCTTGTAAGAAAACCTTTACTTAACGAAAAGGCCTAGAGCTcggtatgtatgtacttactgGTTATCCTGGCTCCATTATTGTCGCAAACGAAGTCGATCAGAGTGTCGGTGCTCTTCACCGCAGTGCGGTCAAATCCGGCCGGCAGGCATGCAGTCATTCCTACGACCAGGTCGCTGACACATTCCTTTATCTGCGGAGCTTTAGAACAGAACCTAGAAAAGGGGGTTttgttagttttaagtttattgttattttgtagTTACAAGACTGGGAGGCTGAACTGAGACTGTTTTAGACAGTCTGTGAAATTCTGTTGACGACGCCAAGGCACGACCGTGAGCGTCCGACGCCACGCCTTCTCAAAGATGGGCGTTCGATTATGATGGAGAGGATTCACACCGTGAGTGTATAATGGAGGCCCTAGTAGGGGACCCCGCGTGCCCCTCCATATACATGGGCATAAGTAAGAACAAGAACtactacatatataaatacattttagtgTGATAGCACCACGATAGCACTTACTTTTGAATTACTTTGTCATATACTCCGCTTTTCATCGCTTTTTCTATTTCATACAAGAACATTTCAATATTGGTCACGTCGTTCAAACACTTTGCGAGTGTTATCATTGCAGACtgaaatagaaataaattacatgtatgtaaggtaaacgtactagtgctcgacatgctaatgcccaatagatgacaccctgctgtcacctctattgacaatgacttaagtttcaagatgacatgtactgggaccgcgtcgagcaccagtacgtttaccttatattataaataaataatctttgataGTATCACGTATCGCGAGGTTACCAACGTTATTTTAAATACTACCATTAGGAGAACTACCCTTTGGCCACCTTCGGTTTCCATCATAAGATCGGCTCGATGCCGTGCCGGCCGCTCTTTCATAATTATACCTGAATTGAgccctataggtaggtatatcgaaTGTCAGGAACTGGGACAAAATGTAActaaaaatctatttttttattcggtagactgaaatagtatagtatagtattcatagtatgaacataaaatgtcatttcatactatgaaatgtcattttagtctaccgaattaaaaaatagatttctatttgttgcaccatttttgagaaaagcactatatacgactcggctggaaggctacttgctggcttcggattcaattaaacggactcccaaggtcgtccgtttaaaacgaatcctcagcctgcaagtagctacttccgatcctcgacaataatgtactattaactaacagggcaaggtaaataaaagcttgtataatAGAGGAGTCAAACGGAATGTAAACTATAAACTATCTCAGTATGTCAAAAACTACGACGTATAATTCTCCATTTTTTAAGAACATAGGTACCTTGACTTCTGACGTCTTGTCTTCGGCATGAGACGCTTTGCATAATTCCGTAGCCACTCGTTGACTGTATTTACCATAAGGAGAATTATCAGGAACAGAGAACGTGAAGCTGCCGAATATTCCTGTCAATGGAAAATACATAATGCAACTTTAGGGATCGCacctttaagtaggtacctacagttacGACAACTTTGTAGCGCCGGATTACTGTCAAGTTGTCAACTGCATGAAGTGTAAATATCAATGTCGATTCCGTTGCATGCTGCTGCAATGCTGCAAATCTAACCATAAATCAGGtgttacttttatttaattacttaagtaGAAAACTTGTATAAAAATCGTCTGTGGAGTGAAGAAGGTACGCTGTACGTTCAGTTCGTTTTCTCTGTTCTAAATCTCAAGTTCTAattgaagttttatttttataagttgaTCGATATTTTTACCCCCATCAGAGCTTCCAGTTGTAGTGTCTACTGTTCCTTCAGTTCCTGCGACCACCTCTGTATTTGCATGTTGAGTTACCTACAAAAATATTAGGACGgtaattagaaaattaaaaacgtgtaaaggatgactcacgctagatcgGGCCGGCCGGGGCTAGACGGAACTCCCGGCGGTTCGTTTttttatggaaagcaccacgtgatcaccggggcgttttttttttgttgtcccctacactttttttaaaatttgggattttttataaaaaaagtgtcctaaggtttttattttccttccgtcaccatttttcatagactttgtatggcggtcgcgtaatggaaagatcgaataatgtatggaaattttgggacactttttttctcctattaggatagaaagagctcgtgattctgagtagaaataacattaaaaatcccaaatttgaaaaaaaaagtgtaggggacaacaaaaaataaaaaacgcccaccgatcagccgtcatagaaaatgacgtgtcggacgccTTGGCCCGGGCAcgggccggtctagcgtgagtcatcctttggcTACTAAAATACCAAGGGATAATTtggatgtaggtatataataaaacaCTACACGTAGCAACGAATTGTATGttgaattacctacttatgaaaatataggtaagtatacatTATATATTTCTACAGAAAATGAAAAACATGTAAGAAAAGTTTCCTGCGTTAAGTAATTATTAGCGAATGGAAACTCTAAAGACACTCTCTTTTTAGTTGGTTTACCAATTTACAGATAGGTACgtactatatatatatctaactatttatatacttatattaataatttaattgggccactagttgcctgaaataaacatttcattaattcattaattCCAGGATATGGACGTAGTTTAGGGTAAAAGATCCAATCCACAAAAATCTGTTAGTCAAATTTGAACTTTCTGTCAAACGGAAAAGTCGttcatttaaatgacaaattttaGAGGATGGATCTTTTACGCTAAACTACGTCCATAATAATCAGCGCTAGGTACTAACCTCAGAGCACGACAGGCTTTCCAAGTAGACATTGTGGAACTCCTGGCCCAGTTTTCCGATGGCTGGGTTCGGGCAACTCTTTATCACGTCCACCAAACAGTCCAAACTCTGGTCCAGCAAGATACACCTGtcctgttattaaaaaaatgtgaaatgcgatacagcgaggaaatgtcgccagcatccttggtacaatgcctcaagggcctattttagatttaagctagtttttaatttcttttcgtaataccactgtatatatcttgtttgtaattCGAAAAAATGTTGTGCATGATCTTCGTAACCAGAGGGAGTGAGACTTGACCAGTTGGGAGACTTATACACATTTGGGAGACAgctactccatataaaaatgaacagcggaaagagaagagtcgtggaacgtaTGGGGCccattacattccacgactcttctctttccgaacagagggcctaccgcgaaccacgttcgacgtgttgcctctctgtcgcacttgtgaattcgtacgtaagtgtgacagggaggcaacacgtcgaacgtggttcgcggtaggccctcagactcGCGAGGTATAGTTTGGTTAGTCGAGTCGGGCTTACTTACCTTTTTAGATATAGTGTACAGTGAATTAGCTATAGCAGATATTCCGTCTCCGGAGCCATTTGTAAACTTCGTGAGGTTTGACGTGATGGCATCTTGGCAATATGCAATATAAAACATTTTATCCCTAATGCACCGTGGACCCTCCTCTTTAAGAAATGCTGCAAAAAACGTAAAATGCAATAAACCTTAAGTCATTTTTGGTAGCCAGAcagttgtaataaaataatgcaCTATAGAAATATCTCTGCAATAGGCCCCCGGGCTccgcacggttccatttttatcccgtcactttcgcacttacatacttgttagaacgtgacaggcatggtgataaacgataaaaatgcgaccgtgctactagggcaggtccCTGTTTTACCACGCTGACAATTGTCTTGACATTGAAAATTTACCGTACATtgctatgttatttatttatttggaatgTACAGGAAATTGTTAGTGTCAAGTGTCAATTTTCAAGTTCGTGAAATAGGCGTCTAATACAGTCGGAAGGTACTTACAGGTTATCCTTGCACCATTATTGTCGCAAACGAAGTCGATCAGGACGTTGGTGCTCGTCACCGCAGTGTGGTCCAACCCGACCGGCAGGCATGGAGCCATTCCTTTCACCAGGTGGCCGGCACATTCCTTTAGCTGCGGAGCTATAGCACAATACCTAGAAAACCGTGTTTACGGGCATAtattacctagtacctactagctTCTGCCGGCGGTTTCGTCTGCATGGAATGATGACGATGATTGATGAAAACAATACTGTGCCCTTTCCTGGGTTTCAAAGTATCttcatttacatttaaattCGTTCAGCGTTTAAGCACGaacaggtaacagacagacaattACTTTCGCGTCAAACACAAAATTCCATCGgaatcggttcagtggtttaagTGGGAAGAGGTAACTGGCAAAAGTTACTTACGTATTTATGATATAAGTAGAGGTTAGTAAAAATCTAAAGTTTATTGTATAGAATGTATAGTGGCCCGGCCAGCGaaagaaaagtcttctagaaatcgattttcgctcatgtcgtctcggatatggttgaatatggtatcgatgcattcagtgtaatgccctgaacccaaatatatgagatgacaagcgcgaaagtggtgggggtagttgctgtgacgtcataaagtcggcagtataccaaatgaaagggctttgtgagtagatcacaaatatataacataccgtaacattttcaatacttggtctaacaaattattataaaacgttcaaaaatttcacaatccaCAGTTGACTtctaactgctctaaattgaaaatggcTGAATGGATTAGTCCAAAATATATACGAAGTGACTGTGAATATCCTGTATgtaatgttataaaataattaaccagatatattaaaaaataagaaaagtacatcaagttgaaaaagtataattttctgttacATTAAActgcaactattattaaaacaaacaaaaaacccgacactttacatatatttttgaaatggtcTTTTCACtagctttcatttggtacccataTTGCTagagaaagaaaaaaaacaatcccccctcaatttttttattagcgggcgccattttcaaaatttatttGTATAGCCTACGTCACTATAGACGTGCGCGCCGACCTAAAAtttgccggcggcggcgcgccggcattTTAGGTCGGCGCagcgcggcggcgccggcgtgtagcaatttttagggttccgtac encodes:
- the LOC134650441 gene encoding 27 kDa hemolymph glycoprotein-like, whose translation is MLWKFLMVASLALGVFGRSTVDVTDNSPFDEYSQLVIREYCNATHAEDKTSEVKSAMITFAKCLNGVIDFETFAKEMEKAESSGVYDEVILKYCAIAPQLKECAGHLVKGMAPCLPVGLDHTAVTSTNVLIDFVCDNNGARITSFLKEEGPRCIRDKMFYIAYCQDAITSNLTKFTNGSGDGISAIANSLYTISKKDRCILLDQSLDCLVDVIKSCPNPAIGKLGQEFHNVYLESLSCSEVTQHANTEVVAGTEGTVDTTTGSSDGGKNIDQLIKIKLQLELEI
- the LOC134650440 gene encoding 27 kDa hemolymph glycoprotein-like; this translates as MYFPLTGIFGSFTFSVPDNSPYGKYSQRVATELCKASHAEDKTSEVKSAMITLAKCLNDVTNIEMFLYEIEKAMKSGVYDKVIQKFCSKAPQIKECVSDLVVGMTACLPAGFDRTAVKSTDTLIDFVCDNNGARITSKYIHTEL
- the LOC134650269 gene encoding 27 kDa glycoprotein-like; amino-acid sequence: MIWILSLLVALIPVLTVDAWGKYNAFDQKQITEYVTKLCTKSGAEDKVPQVLDAIENFEKCSVSLFKDEVLLEEVATAIRNNDLNGVFKKYCARTGRLAACTYSLIDSVGLCVAGADLPAAHNFIDQLLGFVCHNDGERIALFIQESGPQCFQQNAGSLNGCAAKVLSEMDGVQPVKERCTKFDELSKCLVETVSTCSPAAPGDMMRALLAHVRQATPCAADDDTFRTYMRWLQDRKDHTDHH